A window of the Verminephrobacter eiseniae EF01-2 genome harbors these coding sequences:
- a CDS encoding ABC transporter permease, whose protein sequence is MLAFIVRRLMQAVAVMITVAFIAFMLFQYVGDPVVFLLGQDATPEQIHALRSALGLDRSFVVQFWHFLVHAAQGEFGLSLRQGAKVSRLLAERLPATLELTLVSALLALAFGIPMGVYAALRRGSFSSQLLMTLSLLGVSLPTFLIGILLILVFAVTLGWFPSFGRGEVVQIGWWSTGLLSAKGWHHIALPAITLAIFQLTLIMRLVRAEMLEVLRTDYIKFARARGLSSRVIHFGHALKNTLVPVMTITGLQLGGLIAFAIITETVFQWPGMGLLFIQSVTFADIPVMAAYLCLIALFFVLINLMVDLLYFAVDPRLRVDRAGGH, encoded by the coding sequence ATGCTGGCCTTCATAGTGCGCCGCCTGATGCAGGCGGTGGCGGTGATGATCACGGTCGCCTTCATCGCCTTCATGCTGTTTCAGTATGTTGGCGACCCCGTGGTCTTCCTGCTGGGCCAGGATGCGACCCCGGAGCAGATTCACGCATTGCGCAGCGCCCTGGGGCTGGACCGCTCCTTTGTCGTGCAGTTCTGGCATTTTCTGGTGCATGCGGCGCAGGGCGAATTCGGCCTGAGCCTGCGCCAGGGGGCCAAGGTCTCGCGCCTGCTCGCCGAGCGTTTGCCGGCCACGCTGGAGCTGACCTTGGTGAGTGCACTGTTGGCCCTGGCGTTCGGGATTCCGATGGGGGTGTACGCGGCCCTGCGGCGCGGCAGCTTCAGCAGCCAACTGCTGATGACACTGTCGCTGCTGGGGGTGTCCTTGCCCACTTTCCTGATCGGCATTTTGCTGATCCTGGTGTTTGCGGTGACCCTGGGCTGGTTCCCGAGCTTTGGCCGGGGCGAGGTGGTGCAGATCGGCTGGTGGAGCACCGGGCTGCTCAGTGCCAAGGGCTGGCACCATATCGCGCTGCCGGCGATTACGCTGGCGATTTTTCAACTCACACTGATCATGCGGCTGGTGCGTGCCGAGATGCTGGAGGTGCTGCGCACCGATTACATCAAGTTCGCGCGCGCCCGCGGCCTGTCCAGCCGGGTGATCCATTTTGGCCATGCGCTCAAGAACACGCTGGTGCCGGTGATGACCATCACCGGCCTGCAACTCGGGGGCCTGATTGCGTTTGCCATCATCACCGAGACGGTGTTCCAATGGCCCGGCATGGGCCTGTTGTTCATACAGTCCGTGACCTTTGCCGACATTCCGGTGATGGCGGCCTACCTGTGCCTGATCGCGCTGTTCTTCGTGCTGATCAATCTGATGGTGGATTTGTTGTATTTTGCCGTGGACCCCCGCTTGCGCGTGGACCGGGCAGGAGGCCATTGA
- a CDS encoding ABC transporter substrate-binding protein, with product MQLKYRRLCSLFAVALLCAPALHAKPFKWSSQGDVATWDIHAQNNALQNGIHGTVYESLVSYNSKTFAIEPLLATSWKEINPTQMRFALRQGVRFHDGSALTADDVVFSLQRAMAKTSNFTPYTQGISRVAKVDERTVDVFLTTPNPVLLRQMTELRIMSRAWAEKNKSTEPEDMKSGEEIFAHRNAMGTGPYTLESWQPDVKMVFKRYPGWWGTMDGNVTEIVYLPIKSAPTRMAALLSGEVDMVLDPAPQDLDRLRASPDLKVIDGLEYRTIFLGLDQLRDELPGSNIKGKNPLKDLRVRKALYQAIDAEAITRTIMRGLGKPAATIVAPMVAGHTEAVGKRLPYSVEAAKKLLAEAGYPDGFEVDFACPNNRYINDEAVCQAVTAMWSRVGVKARLRTLPLATYFPMIQRYEASIYMLGWGVPTFDALYSLQSLVRTVGTGGDGNYNLGRYSNQRMDYLVDRIKGETDAPVRSRMLTEALQLSNDTVSHIPLHDQVIPWAMKKNVDLIHRADNKLDMRTVKVN from the coding sequence ATGCAACTCAAATACCGTCGTCTTTGCTCGCTGTTCGCTGTCGCACTGCTGTGTGCGCCAGCGTTGCACGCCAAGCCCTTCAAATGGTCGAGCCAGGGAGATGTTGCGACCTGGGACATCCATGCGCAAAACAATGCGCTGCAAAACGGCATTCATGGCACCGTGTATGAGAGCCTGGTTTCGTACAACAGCAAGACCTTCGCGATCGAGCCGCTGCTGGCGACTTCCTGGAAAGAAATCAACCCCACGCAGATGCGTTTCGCGCTGCGCCAGGGGGTGCGGTTCCATGATGGCTCGGCGCTGACGGCCGACGATGTGGTGTTTTCGCTGCAGCGGGCCATGGCCAAGACCTCAAACTTCACGCCCTATACGCAGGGCATCAGCCGGGTCGCCAAGGTCGATGAGCGGACGGTGGATGTCTTTCTGACGACGCCCAATCCGGTGCTGCTGCGCCAGATGACCGAGTTGCGCATCATGAGCCGGGCCTGGGCCGAAAAGAACAAGTCGACAGAGCCCGAGGACATGAAGAGCGGCGAGGAAATCTTCGCCCACCGCAATGCGATGGGCACGGGGCCTTACACGCTCGAATCCTGGCAGCCCGATGTGAAGATGGTCTTCAAACGCTACCCCGGTTGGTGGGGCACGATGGACGGCAATGTGACCGAGATCGTCTACCTGCCGATCAAATCGGCGCCCACGCGCATGGCGGCGTTGCTGTCGGGCGAGGTGGACATGGTGCTCGACCCTGCGCCGCAGGACCTCGATCGCCTGCGCGCCAGCCCCGATCTGAAGGTGATCGACGGGCTGGAATACCGCACCATCTTCCTGGGCCTGGACCAGTTGCGCGATGAGTTGCCCGGCTCGAACATCAAGGGCAAGAACCCGCTCAAGGATCTGCGCGTGCGCAAGGCCCTGTACCAGGCGATCGATGCCGAAGCGATTACGCGCACCATCATGCGCGGCCTGGGCAAGCCCGCCGCCACCATCGTGGCGCCGATGGTGGCGGGCCACACCGAAGCGGTTGGCAAGCGCTTGCCATACAGCGTCGAGGCAGCGAAAAAGCTGTTGGCCGAAGCCGGCTACCCCGACGGCTTCGAGGTCGACTTTGCCTGCCCGAACAACCGCTACATCAACGACGAGGCGGTTTGCCAGGCCGTCACGGCGATGTGGTCGCGTGTCGGGGTCAAGGCCAGGCTGCGCACCCTGCCGCTGGCGACTTACTTCCCGATGATCCAGCGCTACGAAGCCAGCATCTACATGCTGGGCTGGGGCGTGCCCACGTTCGATGCGCTGTACAGCCTGCAATCGCTGGTGCGCACGGTGGGCACCGGTGGCGACGGCAACTACAACCTGGGGCGCTACAGCAACCAGCGCATGGATTACCTGGTCGATCGCATCAAGGGAGAAACCGACGCGCCGGTGCGCTCGCGCATGTTGACCGAAGCGCTGCAACTGTCCAACGACACCGTCTCGCACATTCCCTTGCATGACCAGGTGATCCCATGGGCGATGAAGAAGAATGTCGATCTGATTCATCGCGCCGACAACAAGCTGGACATGCGCACGGTCAAGGTGAACTGA
- a CDS encoding porin → MKKSLMALAVLAASGAAMAQSSVTLFGVLDATYAYGSGSLSNKSQLTNSGIGGSRLGFRGTEDMGGGLSASFWIEAGVNNDDGTGTATDTNNQANSSGGGGLAFNRRSTVSLGGGFGEVRLGRDYTPQFTNLTAFDPFGTNGVGSNQMLVSSVGGPTRVRASNSIGYILPGNLGGFYGQAMYYLGENSSNSANKKDGNGLGLRAGYKNGPIDAALAFSQTKYLTGDIKTVNLGGQYDLGMVKLMAQYSQDKATKRGTGKGMLAGGTVPMGPGEIDFSYSTYKLDVAGPVDPRTNLLAVGYTYNLSKRTALYTTFARASNKGGATIALAGATTAANTNSNGYNFGLRHSF, encoded by the coding sequence ATGAAAAAATCCCTGATGGCCTTGGCTGTGCTGGCTGCTTCCGGCGCTGCAATGGCCCAATCGTCCGTAACCCTGTTCGGCGTGCTCGACGCCACCTATGCCTACGGTTCCGGCAGTCTCTCCAACAAATCGCAACTGACCAACTCCGGCATCGGCGGTAGCCGCCTGGGCTTCCGTGGCACCGAAGACATGGGTGGCGGCCTGTCTGCCTCGTTCTGGATCGAAGCGGGTGTGAACAACGATGACGGCACCGGCACTGCGACCGACACCAACAACCAAGCCAATTCCAGTGGCGGCGGCGGCCTGGCATTCAACCGCCGTTCGACGGTCAGCCTGGGCGGCGGCTTCGGTGAAGTTCGCCTCGGTCGTGACTACACCCCCCAATTCACGAACTTGACCGCATTCGATCCGTTCGGCACGAACGGCGTTGGCTCCAACCAAATGCTGGTCTCCAGCGTTGGCGGCCCGACCAGGGTCCGCGCATCGAACTCGATCGGCTACATCCTGCCCGGCAACCTGGGCGGCTTCTACGGTCAAGCCATGTACTACCTGGGTGAGAACAGCAGCAACAGTGCCAACAAGAAGGACGGCAACGGCCTGGGACTGCGCGCCGGCTACAAGAACGGCCCGATCGACGCTGCGCTGGCTTTCTCGCAAACCAAGTACCTGACGGGCGACATCAAGACCGTGAACCTGGGTGGCCAATATGACCTCGGCATGGTCAAGCTGATGGCCCAGTACAGCCAGGACAAGGCCACCAAACGCGGCACCGGCAAGGGCATGCTGGCCGGTGGCACGGTTCCGATGGGCCCTGGCGAAATCGACTTTTCGTACTCGACCTACAAGCTCGATGTCGCAGGCCCTGTGGATCCGCGCACGAACCTGCTGGCCGTGGGTTACACCTACAACCTGTCCAAGCGCACCGCCTTGTACACCACGTTCGCCCGCGCAAGCAACAAGGGTGGCGCGACCATCGCCTTGGCTGGCGCTACGACGGCAGCCAACACCAACTCCAACGGCTACAACTTCGGCCTGCGCCACAGCTTCTGA
- the coq7 gene encoding 2-polyprenyl-3-methyl-6-methoxy-1,4-benzoquinone monooxygenase, whose translation MSPADSLLAAADNALRTLFAKPGAAEKSPADAVAEAALDPAEKRLAGALMRVNHVGEVCAQALYTAQAALTRDARLRARLQQAAREEIDHLAWTRQRLDALGARTSLLDPLWFAGAFALGLVAAKVGDRVSLGFVAETESQVAAHLQSHLQRLPQQDLASRAVVARMKDDEERHAAQARASGALALPAPVRAAMKAAARLMTSTAHYV comes from the coding sequence ATGTCCCCTGCTGACTCCCTGTTGGCTGCCGCAGACAATGCGCTGCGCACGCTTTTTGCCAAGCCCGGGGCTGCGGAAAAGTCCCCCGCCGACGCTGTGGCCGAGGCCGCGCTGGACCCGGCCGAAAAGAGGTTGGCCGGGGCGCTGATGCGCGTGAACCATGTCGGCGAAGTGTGCGCACAGGCGCTTTACACGGCCCAGGCGGCGCTGACGCGCGACGCCCGGCTGCGCGCCCGGTTGCAGCAAGCGGCGCGGGAAGAGATCGATCACCTGGCCTGGACCCGGCAGCGGCTCGACGCGCTGGGCGCGCGCACCAGTTTGCTCGATCCGCTGTGGTTCGCTGGCGCCTTCGCGCTGGGCCTGGTGGCGGCCAAGGTCGGCGATCGGGTCAGCCTGGGGTTCGTGGCGGAGACGGAAAGCCAGGTGGCCGCCCATCTGCAAAGCCATTTGCAGCGGCTCCCGCAGCAGGACTTGGCGTCGCGGGCCGTGGTGGCGCGCATGAAAGACGATGAAGAGCGGCATGCCGCGCAGGCCCGCGCCTCGGGCGCGCTGGCACTGCCGGCGCCGGTCCGCGCCGCGATGAAGGCGGCAGCCAGGCTGATGACCAGCACGGCGCACTATGTCTGA
- the ugpQ gene encoding glycerophosphodiester phosphodiesterase — translation MHLPTPWPYPRWIAHRGAGLLAPENTLAAFRLGARHGYRMFECDAKLSRDGVPFLLHDTTLERTTNSVQALGQAASRTGGDHRWSALSRLDAGAWHSPGYAGEPLPTLENLARYCIANGFFLNLEIKPTPGLSAKTGQVVGAYAARLWQGQPAQPLLSSFHPEALAGALATAPHLPRALLLDALWDGCLDCARQLGCAAIVCHHPLWEPALVAQVNGQGMRTLSYTVNDEGAARRLIGLGTDAIITDRVDLFAPAAADRAPGSPAGLAVAGPDQNQT, via the coding sequence ATGCACCTGCCCACCCCCTGGCCCTACCCGCGCTGGATTGCGCACCGCGGCGCGGGCCTGCTGGCCCCGGAAAACACCCTGGCCGCCTTTCGCCTGGGCGCCCGCCATGGCTACCGCATGTTCGAGTGCGATGCCAAGCTCAGCCGCGACGGCGTGCCGTTTCTGCTGCACGACACCACGCTGGAGCGCACCACCAACAGCGTCCAAGCCCTGGGCCAGGCGGCCAGCCGCACCGGCGGCGACCACCGCTGGAGCGCCCTGTCCCGCTTGGACGCCGGCGCCTGGCATTCCCCCGGCTACGCCGGCGAGCCGCTGCCCACCCTGGAGAACCTGGCGCGCTACTGCATCGCCAATGGCTTCTTTTTGAACCTGGAGATCAAACCCACGCCGGGCCTGTCGGCAAAGACCGGCCAAGTGGTCGGCGCATATGCGGCGCGGCTGTGGCAAGGCCAGCCGGCGCAGCCGCTGCTCTCGTCCTTCCACCCCGAGGCGCTGGCAGGCGCGCTGGCGACGGCGCCGCATCTGCCGCGCGCCCTGCTGCTCGATGCGCTGTGGGACGGCTGCCTGGACTGCGCGCGCCAACTCGGTTGCGCGGCCATCGTCTGCCATCACCCGCTGTGGGAGCCGGCCCTGGTGGCGCAGGTCAACGGCCAAGGCATGCGCACGCTGAGCTACACCGTGAACGACGAGGGCGCGGCGCGGCGCCTGATCGGTCTGGGAACGGACGCCATCATCACCGACCGGGTGGACCTGTTTGCGCCTGCCGCAGCCGATCGGGCGCCAGGCTCGCCGGCGGGCCTGGCGGTTGCCGGCCCCGATCAGAATCAGACATAG
- the serA gene encoding phosphoglycerate dehydrogenase, which yields MLSHSLDKSRIKFLLLEGIHSSAVEVIRAAGYTRIETVPGALPDEQLQRSIADAHFLGIRSRTQLTGAVLAQAPKLVAVGCFCIGTNQVDLNAARERGIAVFNAPYSNTRSVAELVLAEAILLLRGIPAKNAAAHRGGWLKSADKAYEIRGKTLGIVGYGSIGTQLSVLAEALGMQVAFFDVLSKLPLGNARQVPQLRDLLAQSDIVSLHVPELASTQWLIGAAEIAAMKPGGILINAARGSVVEIEPLAQALKAGRLLGAAIDVFPVEPRSNQDEFLSPLRGLDNVILTPHIGGSTVEAQANIGLEVAEKLVKYSDNGTSTSSVNFPEVALPAHPGKHRLLHVHRNMPGVLSEINRIFSDTRINIAAQYLQTNETIGYVVIDIDAASSELALDRLAGVRGTLRCRVLF from the coding sequence ATGCTTTCCCATTCCCTGGACAAGAGCCGGATCAAATTTTTGTTGCTCGAGGGCATTCATTCCTCTGCGGTGGAGGTGATTCGCGCGGCGGGCTACACCCGGATCGAGACGGTGCCCGGCGCCTTGCCCGACGAGCAGTTGCAGCGCAGCATCGCCGATGCGCATTTTCTCGGCATCCGCTCGCGCACACAGTTGACCGGGGCGGTGCTGGCCCAGGCGCCCAAGCTGGTCGCCGTGGGGTGCTTTTGCATCGGCACCAATCAGGTGGACCTGAACGCGGCGCGCGAGCGTGGCATTGCCGTGTTCAACGCGCCCTACTCCAACACCCGCTCGGTGGCCGAGTTGGTGCTGGCCGAGGCCATTTTGCTGCTGCGCGGGATTCCTGCAAAGAACGCGGCGGCCCACCGTGGCGGCTGGCTCAAGTCGGCCGACAAGGCGTATGAGATCCGGGGCAAGACACTGGGCATCGTCGGCTACGGCTCGATCGGCACGCAGTTGTCGGTGCTGGCCGAGGCGCTCGGCATGCAGGTGGCGTTTTTCGATGTGCTCAGCAAGCTGCCTTTGGGCAATGCCCGCCAGGTGCCGCAATTGCGCGATCTGCTGGCGCAAAGCGACATCGTGAGCCTGCATGTGCCCGAGCTTGCGTCCACCCAGTGGCTGATCGGCGCGGCCGAGATCGCCGCGATGAAGCCCGGCGGCATTTTGATCAACGCCGCGCGCGGCAGCGTGGTCGAGATCGAGCCGCTGGCGCAGGCCCTGAAGGCCGGCCGGCTGTTGGGCGCCGCCATCGATGTGTTCCCGGTCGAGCCGCGCAGCAACCAGGACGAGTTTCTGTCGCCGCTGCGCGGACTGGACAATGTGATCCTGACCCCCCATATCGGCGGCTCGACGGTGGAGGCGCAGGCCAATATTGGCCTGGAGGTGGCGGAAAAGCTGGTCAAGTACAGCGACAACGGCACCAGCACCTCGTCGGTCAACTTCCCGGAGGTGGCGCTGCCCGCCCACCCCGGCAAGCACCGCTTGCTGCATGTCCACCGCAACATGCCGGGGGTGCTGTCCGAGATCAACCGCATCTTTTCGGATACCCGGATCAACATCGCAGCCCAGTACCTGCAGACCAATGAGACGATTGGCTATGTGGTCATCGACATCGATGCCGCTTCTTCCGAACTGGCGCTGGACCGGCTGGCCGGGGTCCGCGGCACGCTGCGCTGCCGCGTGCTGTTTTGA